GTATTCCAAGACTGGAATTATTAGCTGTTGTTATTGGAACAAGGTGCCTGAACTATGTAACTGAACAACTGCAGTTGACAGTGACTGACCGAGTACTGTGGACAGACTCACAGTGCGTTCTTCATTGGATGAAAAGCCACAAACCGCTGCCCGTCTTTGTCCAAAACAGGCTCAAAGAGATAAAGTCACACAAAAACATCAAGTTCAGATATGTAACCACAACTCAAAATCCAGCTGACTTAGCTACTAGAGGTGTTTCTGCAGAAGCCCTCATCGACAATCAACTGTGGTGGCATGGACCATCTTGGCTCAGTGatgatgaaaccaaatggcCTTCATGGGACTTTCAGCAGATCGATGACAACACGCTGGTCCAGATGGCCAAACAAGCTGGTAGTCCACAGATCATGTACGAGACTCCAGCCTTGattgaaatggaaaacaaacaagaacacTCTGTAAAACCAGTTGCACCttttgaactgaatgaaaagaaCTATTCTTGCCTGACAAGACTTCTCAGAGTGACTGCGTGGGCCTTACGATTCatcctgaaagttaagaagaaGAATACAGGAAAAGAAGAACTtaaagccgaagaaattgaaCAAGCAAAATTGATGTAGGAGAGACATGTTCAGAACAGTAGTTTTTTATCAGAGATCAATGCAGTTAGTCACTCTGAGAAGTCTTGTCAGGCATGAATAGttcttttcattcagttcaaaaGGTGCAACTGGTTTTACAGAgtgttcttgtttgttttccatttcaatCAAGGCTGGAGTCTCGTACATGATCTGTGGACTACCAGCTTGTTTGGCCATCTGGTCCAGCGGCCAAACAAGCTGGTAGTCCACAGATCATGTACGAGACTGCAGCCTTGattgaaatggaaaacaaacaagaacacTCTGTAAAAGCAGTTGCACCttttgaactgaatgaaaagaaCTATTCTTGCCTGACAAGACTTCTCAGAGTGACTGCGTGGGCCTTACGATTCatcctgaaagttaagaagaagagtacaggaaaagaagaacttaaagccgaagaaattgaaCAAGCAAAATTGATGTAGGAGAGACATGCTCAGAACAGTAGTTTTTTATCAGAGATCAATGCAGTTAAGAAGAACACCAACAACAATCTGAAAGATCAACTAAGTCTACAGTTAGATCAAAATAGAATCCTCCGTTGCCATGGTAGAATGATCAGAGAAAACCTTCCAGAAAGTTCTATCTTCCCAAAGCTTCTACCAAAGAACCATGCCTTTACCAGCTTACTTATTGACAGTTTCCATGAAAAACTGATGCATGCTGGAGTATCCCATACACTGTCAGCTATCAGACGAGAATTCTGGATCCCACATGGAAGAACAACGGTGAGAAACGTTCTCCTGAACTGTCGTAGATGTAGAAGACATCAAGGAGGCCCATACAAAATGCCCAAGATGGTTCCGTACCTACCTTCAAGAATAGAAGAGTCTTCACCCTTTACATACACAGGCCTTGACTATTTGGGACCCTTGTATGTCAAAGTGAATGGAGTAACACAGAAAGTTTGGGTCTGCCTATTTACCTGTTTAGCAGTCAGAGCTGTACATTTAGAAGTCATCCATGACTTGTCTGCACAACAGTTTGTTTTGTGTCTTAGAAGATTTATTGCCAGGCGTGGCAAGCCTAAAGAGATTATTTCTGACAATGCTTCACAGTTCAAGCTAGCAGTCCACGGTTGAAGAAGCATGGCAGTTTGCAACAACTAGCCCCGACACACAGAGTTACTTAGCCAACGAAGGAATTACATGGAGCTTTATTACTGAACTGGCCCCCTGGATGGGAGGCTTCTATGAACGTCTTGTGGGACTTGTAAAACAAGCTCTCCGAAAGAGTATTGGCAAGATCTGTTTGAACATTGTCCAGTTGGAAACTATTCTTACGGAAATCGAAGCAGTCATAAATTCACGACCACAAGTGTATGTGGGAGCTGATCTGAAATCTGGATTTGCACTAACCCCTGGTGACTTCCTAAGTCTAAACCCGAAAGCGGTGTACCATTCCTAGAAACAGAAGATGAACAACTGCAAGATCCAGACTTCGTTGAAAAACTCAGTTCAGCCAAGAAGCTTCTTGAAACATGGAAAAAAGGACAGAAACATCTTAACACATTCTGGAAACTGTGGTTTGATGAATATGTGCTAAGTCTCCCTGAAAGAAGCCAGAAGTACTTAAAAGCCCCTAGAGTTCAAGCAAAAGTTCAACCTACAAAGGGAGATGTCGTGCTACTGAAAGAAAGTTCACCAAGAGGAACCTGGAAACTAGCAATGATTGAAGAAATCATCACAAGCAAAGATAACGAAGTACGAGCGGCCACTATCCGAACAGCAACAGGAAAGCTGCTGAACCGACCATTGAACTTTCTGTGTCCTTTGGAGTGCGCAGAAGTAAAACAAGAGTCTAACGAGTGTACCGAGCCTAGAAATAGCAGTGAAGAGCAGCATGATGTACCCAAGCAGAAGAGCGGAATTGAACCTGCCGAGAAACGCCCTCTTCGCAGAGCTGCAGCCGAAGCAAGAAGAAAGCTTAACAGATTACTGAACACTTAGaatatgtcaaaaaaaaaaaaaattgcctggccAAGAGTGTCACAGAGAAGCGTTACTCCGCGAGATTTAAGTAACACAGGATCCCCTGCGGGATTCCCGAAAACACGTGCAAAGAAACGGAGAGGCATGTTGAGAATAAAATCCGCCATGTTGAGTTTATGTTTGTGTGAATGTGGTCCGCACTCGCCCATCGCGACAATGTCAGGAAATGAAAAAACTGGGCCTGGAGGCCATGTCCCTCTTCACCCATGCCTCTTACGAAATAAACATGCAGCATCGACTGCTTTTAAAGCCTGACATTGGAAGAGAATATTCTGCACTTTGCTCTTCCCAATTGCCATTTACAGATTTACTCTTTGGAGACGACCTCCGGAAACATTTTAAAGATAtcggtgaccaaaacaaaatcggTGCCAAAATTACACCAGCTCATAAAGGTACACGCCCGTATGCAGGGAAGTCTCATTCTGGCTACAACAATTACAAGCAGCCAAAAAACTGGAAAGCCCCCAGTCAATGACCTTGGAAACACAAAGGCCAGGGGAACCGGGACAACAAAACCACTCGCTCAATCCAGTAGAGTACTTGCCGCCCGCTACTAGTACGGTGAGTTCAGGCTCACTGTCATATACAGGGCAATTTAGGGCTGGTAATATAGCAAAACACATTAATGCTTGGAGGTCACTGACTTCTGATGAACGAATTTTGAGCATTGTTATGAGCTGTCAATTAGAGTATGACGAACTACCTTGTCAAACCAAAGCACCTAGAGTGACCAATCTCTCAGCTAAAGAAGCACAAATTGCTAGTGCTGAAGTTCAGAAACTCTTAGATAAGGGAGTAATTACAAAAGCCACTCATGATGTTGATGAGTTTATTTCAACTATTTTTACTAGGCCTAAACGAGATGGGTCTCATCGTCTCATCTTGAATTTAAAAAAGCTCAATGAGCATATTGTCTATCATCATTTTAAGATGGACTCATTACAATCTGCTGTCCAACTAATGAAATCACATTGTTGGAGGGCTGTTTTAGACCTTAAAGATGCTTACTACTCTGTACCTATCAGGACAGACCACAGGAAGTATCTTCGATTTGAGCATGATGGCCAACTCTATGAGTTTGTGTGCCTCCCAAATGGACTCTCCAGTGCACCTAGCATTTTTACCAAACTCCTGAAACCTGCTTTAGCCAGGCTAAGGGAGGATGGAGTGCTTCTTGTTATCTACATACTTAGATGACATCATCCTTTTGGCTAAAGACCCCCAAACTTTGATCACATATATACACAAGGCAACCACAATGCTTAAATCTCTGGGTTTCACTATCCATGAGGGCAAATCCCTTTTTGCTCCCTCTCAAAGGGTGGCATTTTTAGGTTTTGTTTTAGACTCAATAACTATGACAGTCTCTATGAAATCAGACAAAGCCGAAAAAGTTAAAACAGCCATTGGCCAGCTTTTAAGAGAGGAACGACCTCAAATAAGAGAGGTTGCATCTGTTGTGGGACTCATGGTCTCTTGCTTTCCTGGAGTTAAATATGCACCTTTGTTTTATCGAGcacttgaaaatgacaaaacagatgCACTCAAGCAGACTGGGTGGAACCATGATGAACATATGCAAATTTCAGACATAACTAAAAAAGACCTTTCCTGGtggcttgaaaatgttgatCATGACCCATGCCCCATTATGCCTACAGAACCAAGTGTAACCCTAAAGTATGATAGCTCATAAGAGGGATGGGGAAGTGTCATTGATAATTCTTCCACTACTGCTAATGGCAGATGGTCTCCCCAAGAGAGTGCATATCACATAAACTATCTGGAGATCAAAGCAGTCCTTTTTGGCCTGAAATCCCTGTGCTCAAAGTTTAAACACTGCAGCATTAAAGTGTTGTCTGACAACCAGACCGCTGTTGCATACCTCAGAAATATGGGTGGTACCCACTCCAGGGACTGTAATCAGATTACGAGAGAAACCATTTTGTGGTGTAAAGACAGAGACATATCCTTAACCATTACTCATTTACCTGTTAAACTGAATGTCGAAGCTGATAAAGCAAGCAGAGAGTTTCATGATGACACGGAATGGTCATTAGATGTCCAGGTTTATCAAACCTTAGTCTCAAGATGGGAAACACCAGATGTTGATCTATTTGAATCGCgattaaatgcaaaaatacTCTGCTACGTTGCATGGAAACCAGACCCCAATGCCTATGCAATAGATGCATTCACACTCAATTGGTCTGTGTTTAATCTTGTATACTGTTTTCCCCCTTTCAGTGTTATCGGGAAAGTACTTCAGAAGTTAATCCAGTACCAGACAACTGCCACACTAGTTCTTTCAGACTGGCCAACACAGTTTTGGTACCCTCGAATGACCTCAATGCTACTTGCTCCTCCAATGCGAATAAATCTTCAGAAGACAACACTAACTCTGCCACACAATGTCTCCAAAGTTCACCCGCTCTACCCCACCCCCCAGTTGATTGGCTGTCTTGTGTCAGGGAAACACTCTGATCTCAAGGTATAGCTGGCGAAGCCTTGAACATCATCATTCATGGAGGGAAAGCACTCAAAAGCAGTATAAAACCAGTGCATCAGCTTGGCTAGAGTATTGCAAGAAGCAGGGGATAAGCGTTACAGCCCCATCACTACCTCAGCTGCTGGATTTCTTAACCATCCAGTCACACAAGCTTGGATACAGTGCTTTGTGAACCATTATAAGTGCCCTCTCTTCATTTATCACCATTGATGGGTACAAAGCAGGGGAACACCCTTTTATTTCAAGATTCATGTCAGGGGTCTTCAATAGGAAACCAACTTTTCCAAGATATGCGGAAACCTGGGACCCACAGATTGTGCTTAATCACCTTAAAGGATACCCAGATATCAAGGACATTGATAATGACCATGATCATGGCTTTAGTCACTGCTCAAAGGACACAGACACTTAAGTTACTTTCAATTGAAGACATGCAAGTTAAGCCAGGCGAATATTCCTTTCGAATCACATCACTTCTGAAACAAACTAGTGCTAGTGGCGGCAGGCACAGACACCTGCAACctgttattttcaagaaatatgaCCATGATAAAAGCCTTAAATAGTTTGTGTTTTGTCTCTATTAGAGGAGTATATTGCTAGAAC
The genomic region above belongs to Montipora capricornis isolate CH-2021 chromosome 5, ASM3666992v2, whole genome shotgun sequence and contains:
- the LOC138048536 gene encoding uncharacterized protein; its protein translation is MIRENLPESSIFPKLLPKNHAFTSLLIDSFHEKLMHAGVSHTLSAIRREFWIPHGRTTVRNVLLNCRRCRRHQGGPYKMPKMVPYLPSRIEESSPFTYTGLDYLGPLYVKVNGVTQKVWVCLFTCLAVRAVHLEVIHDLSAQQFVLCLRRFIARRGKPKEIISDNASQFKLAVHG
- the LOC138048537 gene encoding uncharacterized protein, whose amino-acid sequence is MGGFYERLVGLVKQALRKSIGKICLNIVQLETILTEIEAVINSRPQVYVGADLKSGFALTPETEDEQLQDPDFVEKLSSAKKLLETWKKGQKHLNTFWKLWFDEYVLSLPERSQKYLKAPRVQAKVQPTKGDVVLLKESSPRGTWKLAMIEEIITSKDNEVRAATIRTATGKLLNRPLNFLCPLECAEVKQESNECTEPRNSSEEQHDVPKQKSGIEPAEKRPLRRAAAEARRKLNRLLNT